One window from the genome of Candidatus Auribacterota bacterium encodes:
- the ispE gene encoding 4-(cytidine 5'-diphospho)-2-C-methyl-D-erythritol kinase yields the protein MKHSVSIRCPAKINFYLDVRGKRSDGFHEIRTVMQAIDLYDALSLEEQGELISVSCDLPSLPVGSRNLCWRAADEMRRHARRGRGVRITLTKKIPVAAGLGGGSSDAAGVLRGLNELWGLEMAPGELEKIGARLGSDVPFFINAGTALCAGRGENVTALEHAASYPYVLVTPPIAVSTADVYAALTPAVGEPHVGEDEFLNALASGDPVRLSGALYNRLESSVGPQMREVERLKRALRKHGALGACMSGSGPSVFGIAEDRAAARRLAEAIRHELMDGTFLHCGVTDAGSYPSL from the coding sequence GTGAAGCATTCCGTTTCCATCCGCTGCCCCGCCAAGATCAATTTCTACCTTGACGTGCGGGGAAAAAGATCGGACGGTTTCCACGAGATCCGCACCGTCATGCAGGCGATAGACCTCTACGACGCGCTCTCCCTCGAGGAACAGGGTGAGTTGATCAGCGTCTCCTGCGACCTGCCCTCCCTCCCTGTTGGCTCGCGCAATCTCTGCTGGCGCGCCGCCGACGAGATGCGCCGCCACGCCCGGCGCGGCAGGGGGGTTCGCATCACGCTCACCAAGAAGATCCCCGTCGCCGCGGGGCTCGGGGGTGGGAGCAGCGACGCGGCGGGAGTGCTGCGCGGCCTCAACGAGCTCTGGGGGCTGGAGATGGCCCCGGGGGAACTGGAGAAGATTGGGGCCCGGCTCGGTTCGGATGTCCCATTTTTTATCAACGCGGGGACGGCGCTGTGCGCGGGGAGAGGGGAGAACGTGACCGCGCTGGAGCATGCCGCGTCATACCCGTATGTACTCGTAACGCCGCCGATAGCCGTTTCAACCGCTGACGTGTACGCCGCGCTCACTCCCGCTGTCGGAGAACCGCACGTCGGTGAGGATGAGTTCCTCAACGCCCTCGCCTCCGGCGATCCGGTGAGACTGAGCGGCGCGCTCTACAATCGCCTTGAGTCCAGCGTGGGCCCGCAGATGCGGGAGGTAGAGAGACTCAAGCGGGCGCTACGGAAACATGGCGCACTCGGCGCGTGCATGAGCGGGAGCGGGCCGAGCGTGTTCGGGATCGCGGAGGACAGGGCCGCTGCCCGGCGGCTCGCTGAAGCGATCAGGCACGAGTTAATGGACGGGACATTCCTTCACTGCGGTGTCACCGACGCGGGCTCATATCCGAGTCTGTAA
- a CDS encoding tetratricopeptide repeat protein — protein MCVPLFGCAGLRLHPAPRAKALSPSYAYVDRPQAYLHYTLGAFLEKEGKLEAATEEFVTALSFDPGAAAINLKLGDLYLRRQDFKRAIEEGRKATEKDRALVDAHMLLGRAYYANGDLKKAVNEFEEAIKLDPTNEEGYLSLGQLYFNEDRRDDAIKVFERATRARPDQWRLWFKLGLLYCSEENISPAVEGLKRAAELAPGVFDTHYKLAQVYDLLDRREEAIEEYQKALKIYPLKLEIYASLGNLYKEQGELDKAESRFQLLIELMPHEVRGYLALAQIYLMEDKKEEAVDLLEEACAEGLESSALHFYLGLAYGAMGDYAKAIEAYGRALKLGADGSTVHFYTGGAYEKLGRFDEAVAEFKKTIELNPNNAEAYNYLGYMYAEKGMRLDEAEVLIGKALAIDADNGAYIDSLGWVYYKQGKYSEALKAIQRAAKLVGDDPVVLDHLGDAYHENKMWKEAMEEWNKSLKLDPKNEAVKQKIDALRSRLEIKHPAGEPGKGGKKEVVHERQ, from the coding sequence GTGTGCGTTCCGCTCTTCGGGTGTGCCGGGCTCCGTCTCCACCCGGCGCCGCGGGCGAAAGCCCTGTCGCCGTCCTATGCGTACGTGGATAGGCCGCAGGCATATCTGCACTACACCCTCGGCGCTTTCCTGGAAAAGGAGGGAAAGCTGGAGGCCGCCACCGAGGAATTTGTCACCGCCCTCAGCTTTGATCCCGGGGCAGCCGCGATCAACCTCAAACTCGGTGACCTGTACCTGCGGAGGCAGGATTTCAAGAGGGCCATAGAGGAGGGTCGCAAGGCGACTGAGAAAGATCGTGCGCTCGTCGATGCGCACATGCTCCTGGGCAGGGCGTACTATGCGAATGGCGATCTCAAAAAAGCCGTCAATGAATTTGAAGAAGCAATCAAATTAGATCCCACAAACGAGGAAGGCTACCTTTCCCTCGGTCAGCTCTATTTCAACGAAGATCGCCGGGATGACGCCATTAAGGTGTTTGAAAGGGCCACCCGCGCCCGCCCCGATCAGTGGAGGCTCTGGTTCAAGCTCGGCCTGCTCTATTGCAGCGAGGAGAATATCAGCCCCGCCGTGGAGGGCTTGAAACGGGCAGCAGAACTCGCGCCCGGTGTGTTCGACACGCACTATAAGCTTGCCCAGGTGTACGATCTCCTCGACCGGCGGGAGGAGGCGATCGAGGAATACCAGAAAGCACTCAAGATTTATCCGCTCAAGCTCGAGATATACGCCTCCCTCGGCAATCTCTACAAGGAGCAGGGCGAGCTTGATAAGGCAGAGAGTCGTTTCCAGCTCCTCATTGAACTCATGCCACACGAGGTTCGAGGCTACCTCGCCCTGGCGCAGATTTACCTCATGGAGGATAAGAAAGAGGAAGCGGTGGATCTCCTCGAGGAGGCTTGTGCGGAGGGACTTGAGTCGTCAGCGCTGCATTTCTACCTGGGGCTCGCCTATGGAGCGATGGGTGACTATGCGAAGGCGATTGAAGCCTATGGTCGGGCGCTGAAGCTCGGAGCCGACGGCAGCACGGTTCACTTTTACACCGGGGGCGCGTACGAGAAACTGGGCCGCTTCGATGAGGCGGTTGCGGAATTCAAGAAAACGATCGAGCTGAATCCAAATAACGCCGAGGCATATAACTACCTCGGATACATGTACGCTGAAAAAGGGATGCGCCTCGATGAGGCCGAGGTGCTCATCGGGAAGGCATTGGCCATTGACGCTGACAACGGGGCATACATTGACAGCCTGGGCTGGGTGTATTACAAACAGGGCAAGTATAGCGAGGCGTTGAAAGCGATCCAGCGGGCCGCGAAGCTCGTCGGGGACGATCCCGTGGTCCTCGATCACCTCGGCGACGCGTATCACGAAAACAAGATGTGGAAAGAGGCGATGGAGGAGTGGAACAAATCCTTGAAGCTCGATCCCAAGAATGAAGCGGTGAAGCAGAAGATCGACGCGCTCCGCAGCAGGCTTGAAATTAAACACCCCGCGGGGGAGCCGGGGAAGGGTGGAAAGAAAGAAGTGGTGCACGAGCGGCAATAA
- the hisG gene encoding ATP phosphoribosyltransferase — MKLSIGFPKGSLQESTFDLFLKAGFAISVSGRSYIPRIDDEDLEGVLIRAQEISRYVEEGVLDIGLTGLDWILENDSKVEEVANLVYGKQGFRPVRWVLAVPDDSSIQGVADLEGKRIATEVVNITKKYLKKKGVSAHVEFSWGATEVKVPQLVDAIVELTETGSSLRAHNLRVIDTLLESTTRLIANRDSLKDEWKRGKINQIAMLLKGALAAEAKVGVKMNVPAASLEMVTALLPALRRPTVSKLSEEDWYAVETILDEKAFRSIVPRLKEAGAEGIIEYPLNKVIP; from the coding sequence TTGAAACTCTCAATCGGCTTTCCCAAGGGGAGCTTGCAGGAATCCACGTTTGACCTGTTTCTCAAGGCGGGATTCGCGATAAGCGTGAGCGGCCGGTCGTACATCCCGCGTATTGACGATGAGGATCTTGAGGGGGTGCTCATCAGGGCTCAGGAGATCTCCCGCTATGTCGAGGAGGGGGTTCTCGATATCGGCCTGACCGGCCTCGACTGGATTCTCGAGAACGATTCGAAGGTCGAAGAGGTCGCGAACCTTGTGTACGGCAAGCAGGGGTTCCGACCCGTGCGGTGGGTCCTCGCCGTCCCGGACGATTCATCCATCCAGGGGGTGGCTGACCTCGAGGGGAAGCGTATCGCCACCGAGGTGGTGAACATTACGAAGAAGTATCTCAAAAAGAAGGGGGTCAGCGCCCATGTTGAGTTTTCGTGGGGAGCCACGGAGGTCAAGGTCCCCCAGCTTGTGGACGCCATTGTGGAACTCACGGAGACCGGGAGTTCGCTCCGGGCTCATAACTTGAGGGTGATCGATACGCTCCTGGAATCTACCACGAGGCTCATTGCCAACAGGGATTCCCTAAAGGATGAGTGGAAAAGGGGCAAGATCAATCAGATCGCGATGCTGCTCAAGGGGGCGCTCGCCGCGGAGGCCAAGGTCGGTGTGAAGATGAATGTCCCGGCTGCCTCCCTGGAGATGGTCACCGCCCTCCTTCCGGCGCTCCGCAGACCCACGGTTTCGAAATTGAGCGAAGAGGACTGGTACGCGGTTGAAACCATACTTGATGAAAAGGCATTTCGCTCCATTGTGCCGAGGCTGAAGGAGGCGGGGGCGGAGGGGATCATCGAGTACCCGCTGAATAAGGTAATACCGTAA